In one window of Candidatus Sulfuricurvum sp. RIFRC-1 DNA:
- a CDS encoding response regulator translates to MQEMILGLFSMIQKLFSKDENRFAQDAEQNINKELFYKVLDTDTDPLLFFTKESGWIGANKAFFDLVPVHNIEELRHNHESIRELFDHEDEEVFTEYDKSWLDYLRTHFPKGYGLGIVDTAGKMHAMSATSTLIQEGGTDLYLLRLEDQSNLVDLKAEVVKVEQLKSKFLANIGHEFRTPMNGILGFVELLSKTSPSDTQLEYIHSVQGSARNLMSNIENLLDLAQMQNGRLNVSKSEFNIVAEMEELARGAVSMGGDKGVGILCFIDPKLPTYVTGDIRKIKQVINNLFNNALKFTQIGGRITVEVKLLKRNTTGTCNIGFSVKDTGKGISKAEMNNITRPFVSGDHADNRLGVGLSLSHGLISLMGGELKITSDEGKGSSFSFALTLEGSSDHAMQMINAHSVKVALIDEKRLDDANHLTNYLRSFGVSVTKTQMIDETIFENAEVVYLIASQEKSDWTMSLSRMKRECKTVLLLDEHERFQAKMLHVIDIPLSKPLLPTSLLDHLINVFGITKEAPVMAPQIQRGVSALVVEDNLINQRLIKLLLKEYGINVIAVSNGDEAVETCREHTFDIVFMDIDMPIKDGILATQEIKAEEGPARVGRMPIIALTALAMEGDREYILGRGLDDYLSKPLTREKLEYVLHKYLHVKV, encoded by the coding sequence TTTTACAAAGTACTGGATACGGATACGGATCCATTGCTTTTTTTTACGAAAGAGAGCGGGTGGATCGGAGCAAATAAAGCTTTTTTTGATTTAGTACCGGTTCATAATATCGAGGAATTGCGGCATAATCATGAGAGTATCCGCGAGCTTTTCGACCATGAAGATGAAGAAGTTTTTACCGAATACGATAAAAGCTGGTTGGATTATCTGCGTACCCATTTCCCGAAAGGATACGGGTTGGGGATTGTCGATACGGCAGGAAAAATGCATGCGATGTCGGCAACCTCGACTTTGATACAAGAGGGGGGAACCGATCTCTATCTGCTTCGGTTGGAAGATCAAAGCAATCTTGTAGACCTAAAAGCCGAAGTGGTTAAGGTTGAACAGCTTAAAAGTAAATTTCTCGCCAATATCGGACATGAATTTCGGACCCCGATGAACGGTATTTTAGGTTTTGTCGAACTCCTTTCAAAAACGTCTCCTAGCGATACTCAGCTCGAATACATCCATTCGGTTCAAGGATCGGCGCGTAATCTGATGTCCAATATCGAAAATCTTCTCGATTTGGCCCAAATGCAAAACGGCCGATTAAATGTGAGTAAATCTGAATTTAACATTGTGGCTGAGATGGAAGAACTCGCTCGCGGAGCCGTTTCAATGGGAGGCGACAAAGGGGTCGGAATTTTATGTTTTATTGATCCTAAACTACCTACCTACGTTACCGGTGACATCCGTAAAATCAAACAAGTTATCAATAATCTCTTTAATAATGCATTGAAATTCACCCAAATCGGCGGACGTATTACGGTTGAGGTAAAATTGCTCAAACGTAATACGACAGGGACCTGTAATATCGGATTTAGTGTCAAAGACACCGGTAAGGGGATCAGTAAAGCAGAGATGAACAATATTACTCGCCCCTTTGTATCGGGGGATCATGCCGACAACCGTTTAGGGGTTGGGTTAAGTCTTTCCCATGGATTGATATCCTTGATGGGGGGAGAACTTAAAATTACCAGTGATGAGGGGAAAGGTTCTTCGTTTAGCTTTGCTCTGACGTTGGAAGGCTCATCCGATCATGCAATGCAGATGATCAATGCCCACAGTGTTAAGGTTGCATTGATCGATGAAAAGCGGCTTGATGACGCCAACCATCTCACGAACTATTTACGCAGTTTCGGCGTAAGTGTTACGAAAACGCAAATGATCGATGAAACGATTTTTGAAAATGCGGAAGTTGTCTATTTGATTGCGTCTCAGGAAAAAAGTGATTGGACAATGAGTCTATCAAGAATGAAGCGGGAGTGTAAAACCGTTCTTCTTTTAGATGAGCATGAACGGTTTCAGGCAAAAATGCTCCATGTTATCGATATCCCGCTCTCCAAACCGCTTCTGCCTACCTCTTTGTTGGATCATTTGATTAACGTTTTTGGTATTACGAAAGAAGCACCGGTAATGGCTCCGCAGATTCAACGAGGGGTTAGTGCTTTGGTTGTTGAAGACAATCTGATTAATCAACGTTTGATAAAATTGTTGCTCAAAGAGTACGGTATTAACGTTATTGCCGTTTCCAATGGAGATGAAGCGGTTGAAACATGTCGCGAGCATACATTCGATATTGTCTTTATGGATATTGATATGCCGATTAAAGACGGTATCTTGGCAACCCAAGAGATTAAAGCCGAAGAGGGCCCTGCACGGGTTGGACGTATGCCGATTATTGCGTTGACGGCATTGGCGATGGAAGGGGATCGAGAGTATATTTTAGGACGAGGATTGGATGATTATCTTTCTAAACCTCTTACCCGAGAAAAACTCGAATATGTTCTTCACAAATATTTGCACGTTAAAGTATAA
- a CDS encoding response regulator yields the protein MVYIQGFEQENAHLIGLLTSCSHLHSDPMVYTDLSGSLLGSNELLIELLNVKALEDIAPISTWFDPQGVDLSYLLSKSGDYRGKIGVGDISYDVSVKSEVLLLENISIVGVVFRDISIIERARAAERYFEQFKKKFLTNISHEFRTPMNAIIGFSDLLKNSPLSSWQQEYVDMTSRSAQSMMRNIENLLEMMQVESGSVHTNLALFNPLEVYESFSQQFCDLALSKEIGLMFLIDPHLPKTMIGDQDKILSIMRNLIQNGIKFTADGGRVLVEILIVKEEGNFVEVEYAVSDTGCGIEQEKMKTLLRPFASAWDNQRRGKDGLGIGLSLSHKYVDMMDSHLMLASQSGKGSRFSFRVTHQLNEEGTFDFVTGTRACIYTEGLQVSTQGALLLKYLELFDVRTKVIHDLITTTLNESDVLFMDVSHISKSQIDAINATYPTLGVVPIMKLDYGEHADTLIDSVSSIVTLPILPSSLHKTLAVIWNRMPKEYISRSPEAQSVPKAENIKILVAEDNLINLKLLETILLQEHFRVVAVDNGQKAVDSYLKEHFDLVLMDIDMPVMDGLMANRLIKEIDKRDSRGFVPVIALTAHALFGDRERIVAAGLDAHLAKPIDKHFLLQTIDRYLKIAQQKRQSNIV from the coding sequence ATGGTCTATATCCAAGGTTTTGAACAAGAAAATGCCCATCTGATAGGGTTGCTCACGTCATGTTCCCATTTACATTCTGATCCGATGGTTTATACCGATCTCTCTGGGAGTCTGCTCGGTTCCAATGAGTTATTGATAGAACTGCTTAATGTCAAAGCATTGGAAGATATTGCCCCTATATCAACATGGTTTGATCCTCAGGGGGTGGACCTCTCCTATCTTCTCTCAAAATCGGGAGATTATCGAGGAAAAATTGGTGTCGGTGACATCAGTTATGATGTTTCGGTAAAATCAGAGGTGCTTTTACTGGAAAATATTTCGATTGTCGGAGTGGTTTTTCGAGATATATCGATTATTGAACGGGCTCGTGCGGCTGAGCGTTATTTTGAACAGTTCAAAAAGAAATTTTTGACCAATATCTCACATGAATTTCGTACCCCGATGAATGCTATTATCGGCTTTAGCGATCTTTTGAAAAACTCTCCCTTAAGCTCATGGCAGCAAGAGTATGTGGACATGACAAGCCGAAGTGCTCAATCGATGATGCGCAATATTGAAAATCTTTTGGAGATGATGCAAGTAGAGAGTGGAAGCGTTCATACCAATCTGGCATTATTCAACCCTCTTGAAGTGTACGAGAGCTTTTCACAACAATTTTGCGATCTTGCCTTATCCAAAGAGATCGGATTGATGTTCTTGATTGATCCCCATTTGCCAAAAACAATGATCGGGGATCAGGATAAGATCCTCTCCATTATGCGTAATCTCATCCAAAACGGTATTAAATTTACCGCTGATGGGGGACGTGTCCTTGTTGAAATCCTCATTGTTAAAGAGGAAGGGAATTTCGTTGAAGTTGAATACGCGGTAAGTGATACGGGGTGCGGTATTGAACAAGAGAAAATGAAAACGCTTCTTCGCCCGTTTGCTTCGGCTTGGGATAATCAGCGTCGCGGTAAAGACGGACTTGGGATCGGTTTGAGCTTGAGTCATAAATACGTGGATATGATGGATTCGCATTTGATGCTCGCATCGCAAAGCGGCAAGGGTTCACGATTCTCATTTCGGGTAACCCATCAGCTCAACGAAGAGGGGACATTCGATTTTGTGACAGGAACACGTGCGTGTATCTATACTGAAGGCCTCCAAGTCTCTACGCAAGGTGCATTGTTACTGAAATATCTTGAATTGTTCGATGTTCGGACCAAAGTGATCCACGATCTTATTACCACAACCTTGAATGAGAGTGATGTCCTCTTTATGGATGTTTCGCATATTTCGAAATCGCAAATCGATGCGATCAATGCAACCTATCCGACGTTAGGGGTTGTGCCGATCATGAAACTTGATTACGGAGAGCATGCGGATACATTAATCGATTCGGTCTCTTCCATCGTCACCTTACCGATACTTCCGAGTTCGTTGCATAAAACGTTAGCCGTTATCTGGAACCGGATGCCAAAAGAGTATATTTCCCGCTCGCCTGAGGCGCAAAGTGTCCCGAAAGCCGAAAATATTAAAATCTTAGTGGCAGAGGATAATCTTATCAACCTTAAATTGCTTGAAACTATTTTGCTTCAAGAACATTTCCGTGTGGTTGCGGTAGATAATGGACAGAAAGCGGTTGATAGTTATCTCAAAGAACATTTTGATCTGGTATTGATGGATATCGATATGCCGGTTATGGACGGGTTGATGGCAAACCGTCTTATCAAAGAGATTGATAAACGAGATTCCCGAGGGTTTGTGCCGGTTATCGCCTTAACCGCCCATGCATTGTTCGGTGATCGTGAACGGATTGTTGCGGCAGGATTGGATGCCCACTTAGCCAAACCGATCGATAAACATTTTCTTTTACAGACCATAGACCGTTATTTAAAAATTGCTCAACAAAAACGACAAAGCAACATCGTTTAA
- a CDS encoding peptidylprolyl isomerase, translating into MKRYYAAWILGLLLSATSVSAAVLATVNGDEITSEEVNKVLMEGTQGRFDSLPADKQNELRQRIIEGMIAQELVYDDAKRTGVLDSKEYKQELEKLVDRLKIQLAAKVWEQQQFEAIKVDAKEVKAYFDANPEEFVDKEKIRARHILVKSEAEAQSIIKSMKALSGEKLKTEFITQAKSKSTGPSAAKGGDLGYFPRGQMVPSFNDAAFAMKEGTISSTPVQSQFGYHVIYVEDKKAAKKLGFDDVKNFIEQRLKMDKFKATMEKKMSSLREKAKITYTK; encoded by the coding sequence ATGAAGCGATATTATGCCGCTTGGATTTTGGGTTTATTGTTGAGCGCGACGAGTGTATCAGCCGCTGTTTTAGCAACCGTTAACGGAGATGAAATTACCTCTGAAGAAGTGAATAAAGTATTGATGGAGGGGACTCAGGGTCGTTTTGATTCTTTGCCTGCCGATAAACAAAATGAATTGCGCCAACGAATTATCGAAGGAATGATTGCACAAGAACTTGTCTACGATGATGCAAAACGAACCGGAGTATTGGATTCGAAAGAGTACAAACAAGAATTGGAAAAACTGGTTGATCGTCTAAAAATTCAGCTCGCAGCAAAAGTATGGGAACAACAGCAGTTTGAAGCAATTAAAGTGGATGCCAAAGAGGTAAAAGCCTATTTTGATGCAAACCCGGAAGAATTTGTGGACAAAGAAAAAATCCGTGCTCGTCATATTTTGGTGAAAAGCGAAGCGGAAGCACAATCGATTATCAAAAGTATGAAAGCCCTCAGTGGGGAGAAACTCAAAACTGAGTTCATCACTCAAGCAAAATCCAAATCAACCGGACCGAGTGCGGCAAAAGGGGGTGACCTCGGTTACTTCCCACGCGGGCAAATGGTACCGTCATTTAACGATGCAGCTTTCGCGATGAAAGAGGGGACAATCTCTTCTACTCCGGTACAAAGTCAGTTTGGCTATCATGTTATTTATGTCGAAGATAAAAAAGCGGCGAAAAAACTCGGGTTTGATGATGTGAAAAACTTCATTGAGCAGCGTTTGAAAATGGATAAGTTTAAAGCGACGATGGAGAAAAAAATGTCTTCACTTCGCGAAAAAGCGAAAATCACCTACACAAAATAA
- the fbaA gene encoding class II fructose-bisphosphate aldolase, which yields MSKRILEVMKPGVLFGDDVQKLFEIAKEEGYALPAVNVVGTDSINAVLEAAKVVNSPVIIQFSNGGASYYAGKGLSNEEEKAAIVGAISGAIHTHMMAEAYGIPVILHTDHAARHLLPWIDALLDAGEKHFAQYGKPLFTSHMLDLSEESLEENVATCVEYMKRMDKIGMTLEIELGVTGGEEDGVDNTNIDNALLYTQPEDVAYAYEKLSAVSNRFTIAASFGNVHGVYKPGNVVLTPIILDNSQKYIQEKFATASDKPVNFVFHGGSGSTHAEIREAISYGVIKMNIDTDTQWATWEGVKDYYEKYKDYLQGQIGNPEGEDKPNKKYYDPRKWLRDGQKTLVNRVKAAFEDLNAIDRN from the coding sequence ATGTCCAAACGTATTTTAGAAGTGATGAAACCGGGAGTGCTTTTCGGTGATGATGTTCAAAAACTATTTGAAATTGCAAAAGAAGAAGGGTATGCTCTTCCGGCGGTCAATGTTGTGGGAACCGATTCAATCAATGCAGTTTTAGAAGCGGCAAAAGTAGTCAACTCTCCTGTTATTATCCAATTTTCAAATGGAGGAGCCAGTTACTACGCCGGTAAAGGGCTTAGCAACGAAGAAGAAAAAGCGGCCATCGTCGGTGCTATCAGCGGAGCGATCCATACCCATATGATGGCTGAAGCCTATGGCATTCCCGTCATACTCCATACCGACCATGCGGCGCGCCACCTTCTCCCGTGGATTGATGCACTTCTCGATGCCGGTGAAAAACACTTCGCTCAATACGGCAAACCACTCTTCACTTCTCATATGCTCGACCTCTCCGAAGAATCACTCGAAGAGAACGTCGCAACCTGTGTTGAATATATGAAGCGTATGGACAAGATCGGTATGACGCTCGAAATCGAACTCGGTGTGACCGGAGGAGAAGAAGACGGAGTAGACAACACCAATATCGACAACGCCCTCCTCTACACGCAACCCGAAGATGTCGCCTACGCCTATGAAAAACTCAGCGCAGTAAGCAACCGATTCACGATCGCCGCATCATTCGGAAACGTTCACGGCGTTTATAAACCGGGTAACGTCGTCCTCACTCCGATCATCCTAGACAACTCCCAAAAATACATCCAAGAAAAATTTGCCACCGCATCGGACAAACCGGTCAATTTCGTATTCCACGGCGGTTCAGGATCAACTCACGCAGAAATCCGCGAAGCGATCAGCTACGGGGTTATCAAAATGAATATCGATACCGATACCCAATGGGCAACATGGGAAGGGGTGAAAGATTATTACGAAAAGTATAAAGATTACCTCCAAGGGCAAATCGGAAACCCAGAGGGTGAAGATAAACCGAACAAAAAATATTATGACCCTCGTAAATGGCTTCGCGACGGGCAAAAAACATTGGTTAATCGTGTGAAAGCAGCGTTTGAAGATTTGAACGCAATAGACAGAAATTAA
- a CDS encoding M23 family metallopeptidase produces the protein MVRFGFSLLIGCSVLYAASAPLVFDTLADPLQKSTVSIDKLSQKPVMEPNKVILRNFLSNVDATLSVGRELSGSKEVDKEILNSYLRELRELSRTKESIDDLYRKSLHIAMDKSDKKSFEDLISAPLDPLHHPRIRSEVIAFYQKNYPYHAIKSIEALCDEQALEQKSIQVAIEQEQAYEEHLRILKRSEVSGVKKTAQIGSRNSVILSAESNGVGGFEFEAENLNPYTVTMSIDFEALTNLKASGNLPLFIEVPGRSKKRVLELSRISSALGVDYRSSYGWVRGSAFAIHKDEYVYKLPFLKGADVHISQGYHGETSHKGLSAYAVDFPVPVGTPIYAAREGTVVGSEGSNNLGGGSPEYRKFANYVIIEHSDGTMGNYYHLKQGGAVAVIGQKVAKGDLIGYSGNTGYSSGPHLHFSVSKVDPVSMRRPMNLPIKMQTLQGIVTLPRKGDQYTVQ, from the coding sequence TTGGTCCGTTTCGGTTTTTCGCTTTTGATCGGGTGCAGTGTTCTTTACGCGGCCTCAGCTCCATTAGTATTTGATACCTTGGCTGACCCTCTCCAGAAAAGTACTGTTTCGATTGACAAACTGAGCCAAAAACCGGTTATGGAGCCGAATAAAGTAATATTACGAAACTTTTTGAGCAATGTTGATGCGACATTGAGCGTGGGAAGAGAACTCTCCGGATCCAAAGAGGTTGACAAAGAAATTTTGAATTCGTATCTGAGAGAGTTACGAGAATTGTCGCGTACGAAAGAATCCATCGATGATCTGTATCGTAAATCGTTACACATAGCTATGGACAAAAGTGATAAGAAAAGTTTTGAAGATTTGATTTCAGCACCGCTTGATCCTCTCCATCATCCTCGTATCCGTTCTGAAGTGATTGCATTTTACCAAAAAAATTATCCGTATCACGCGATTAAGTCCATTGAAGCATTGTGCGATGAGCAGGCACTGGAGCAAAAAAGTATTCAGGTTGCTATTGAACAAGAACAGGCGTATGAAGAACATTTGAGGATTTTAAAGCGCTCTGAAGTCTCCGGTGTTAAAAAAACTGCGCAAATCGGTTCGCGTAACAGTGTTATTCTCAGTGCAGAGTCCAATGGGGTAGGGGGATTTGAATTCGAAGCGGAAAATTTGAATCCCTATACCGTAACGATGAGTATTGATTTTGAGGCTCTTACGAATTTAAAAGCCTCTGGAAACCTTCCATTGTTCATAGAAGTACCCGGACGCAGTAAAAAAAGAGTTTTGGAACTCTCACGAATTTCTTCCGCGTTAGGAGTTGATTATCGCTCATCGTACGGATGGGTGAGGGGATCGGCTTTTGCAATCCATAAAGATGAGTACGTTTATAAACTCCCTTTTTTAAAAGGGGCTGATGTTCATATTTCGCAAGGATATCATGGGGAGACATCGCACAAAGGACTATCGGCGTATGCGGTTGATTTTCCGGTTCCGGTCGGGACGCCGATTTATGCCGCGCGCGAAGGGACCGTGGTGGGCTCAGAAGGGAGCAACAACCTTGGTGGGGGCAGTCCCGAATATCGTAAATTTGCCAATTATGTCATTATTGAGCACAGCGATGGGACAATGGGAAATTATTACCATTTGAAACAAGGCGGTGCTGTCGCGGTGATCGGACAAAAGGTTGCTAAAGGCGATTTGATCGGATATTCGGGAAATACGGGTTACAGCAGCGGGCCGCATTTGCATTTTAGTGTCAGTAAAGTAGATCCGGTTTCGATGCGCAGACCGATGAATTTGCCGATTAAAATGCAAACATTGCAAGGAATTGTCACTTTACCGCGTAAAGGCGATCAATATACGGTACAATAA
- a CDS encoding methyl-accepting chemotaxis protein, which produces MFDTVKSKIIFTTLLFSFLGLGTIYWYLTTTFHDFSNETAKRSLNMLSQSIFQTLTGSMLAGDPAVVAEAIANAQKIEGIEALKVEKSQAVIDLLAPESKFTEEPLIREVFKNKKSQVIENTNGAHTIRLLQPLIAEDRCLACHTNIQTGEVLGVMDLVISLEKNDEEISKTETILLIALSVVVIVFVSVLNIFFGKEVLTPLEGLRNRIGALVSGDKDLTKRLEVTKKDEFSQAATAVNRFVSMVQETVNEVKELGRQNSTIATTITDATQVISRGVEQERQIVEATTQKSHSIKEILSGAIAISEQTQRNVANANGELVTAKDALSRLVGEVEGYIENEQEMSSQLLSLRQDADQVKSVLGVIKDIADQTNLLALNAAIEAARAGEHGRGFAVVADEVRKLAERTQKSLTEIEISVGTIVQAINDVSDKMGENARNMNDLTVISNEVEEKISATSSEMERSVSVAERSYNDSVEVVGHIEWIIDKISQINDVSESNRHSVEQIENDSKQLLEVANSLSARINEFKS; this is translated from the coding sequence ATGTTCGATACTGTCAAATCAAAAATTATTTTTACAACATTGCTTTTTAGTTTTTTAGGATTAGGGACAATCTATTGGTACTTAACGACAACGTTTCATGATTTTTCGAATGAGACGGCGAAGCGATCGCTTAATATGCTCAGCCAGTCGATTTTTCAAACCCTCACCGGCAGTATGCTTGCCGGTGACCCGGCAGTTGTCGCAGAAGCCATTGCTAATGCCCAAAAGATTGAGGGTATTGAAGCGCTAAAGGTTGAAAAATCACAAGCGGTTATTGACTTGCTCGCTCCTGAATCAAAATTTACCGAAGAGCCTCTTATTCGTGAAGTTTTTAAAAACAAAAAGTCTCAAGTGATCGAAAATACCAACGGTGCTCATACTATTCGTCTACTTCAGCCCCTTATCGCGGAAGATCGATGTTTGGCATGTCATACAAATATCCAGACGGGAGAAGTTTTAGGGGTAATGGATTTGGTCATTTCTTTAGAGAAAAATGATGAAGAAATCAGTAAAACCGAAACCATTTTGTTGATCGCGCTTAGCGTTGTCGTTATCGTTTTCGTCTCAGTCCTCAATATCTTCTTTGGAAAAGAAGTATTGACGCCACTTGAGGGTTTACGCAACCGCATTGGAGCGTTGGTCAGCGGAGATAAAGATTTAACCAAACGGCTTGAAGTGACGAAAAAAGATGAGTTCTCGCAAGCTGCTACGGCTGTAAACCGTTTTGTTTCGATGGTACAAGAGACGGTCAATGAGGTTAAAGAGCTTGGCCGTCAAAATTCAACCATTGCGACGACGATCACCGATGCGACGCAGGTTATATCAAGAGGGGTAGAACAAGAGCGTCAAATTGTCGAAGCAACGACCCAGAAAAGCCATTCCATTAAAGAGATTTTATCGGGAGCGATTGCCATATCAGAGCAAACACAACGCAATGTTGCCAACGCAAACGGTGAATTGGTCACCGCCAAAGATGCCTTGTCCCGTCTTGTCGGAGAGGTAGAAGGATACATTGAAAATGAGCAAGAGATGTCTTCTCAGTTGTTGTCTTTGCGTCAGGATGCAGATCAAGTGAAGAGTGTACTCGGGGTTATCAAAGATATTGCCGATCAAACCAACCTTTTGGCACTGAATGCTGCGATCGAAGCGGCGCGTGCGGGAGAACATGGACGCGGGTTTGCCGTTGTTGCCGATGAGGTACGAAAACTTGCGGAACGTACCCAAAAAAGCTTGACCGAAATCGAAATCAGTGTAGGAACGATTGTCCAAGCGATTAATGATGTCAGCGATAAAATGGGTGAAAATGCCCGAAATATGAACGATTTAACGGTCATATCGAATGAAGTAGAAGAAAAAATTTCGGCTACCTCTTCAGAGATGGAACGCTCTGTCTCAGTAGCGGAACGTTCTTATAATGATTCAGTCGAGGTTGTCGGTCATATCGAATGGATCATTGATAAAATTTCACAGATTAATGATGTTTCGGAATCGAATCGCCACAGTGTTGAGCAGATTGAAAATGATTCGAAACAGTTACTTGAAGTCGCCAATTCGCTCTCTGCTCGTATTAATGAGTTTAAGAGCTAA
- a CDS encoding cupin domain-containing protein: protein MIIVNNLYHNDKPAENSEIFSTLFQNHSIKIESIRSWLKTPGERYEQEQDEWVLLLTGRACLQVNDQALNLVAGDYCFIPHHTKHQVLSTSNDALWLGIFSS from the coding sequence TTGATCATAGTAAATAACCTTTATCACAACGACAAACCCGCTGAAAACAGTGAAATATTTTCAACTCTTTTTCAAAATCATTCGATCAAAATTGAATCAATTCGATCATGGCTTAAAACCCCCGGAGAACGCTATGAGCAAGAACAAGATGAATGGGTATTGCTTTTAACCGGGAGGGCTTGCCTCCAAGTCAATGATCAGGCACTAAACCTGGTAGCAGGAGATTATTGTTTTATTCCTCATCACACCAAGCATCAGGTTTTATCAACCTCTAACGATGCTCTTTGGCTTGGAATTTTTAGCTCTTAA
- a CDS encoding shikimate kinase, producing the protein MKNIVLIGFMGVGKGSVAREIVKQSNLIALDTDDIIESMENRRIKKIFAEEGEEYFRTLERKVAQWLQKEVKGTLISTGGGFFKVPNLKKIGTVVYLSAPFETIHNRILEHPDAQKKLRKRPLFQDIDKAIKLYDERSALYKKVADIVIDVSNKDIPDIAKEILKKVK; encoded by the coding sequence ATGAAAAACATTGTCTTAATCGGTTTTATGGGGGTCGGCAAAGGTTCCGTGGCACGAGAGATTGTCAAACAATCCAATCTGATTGCACTCGATACGGATGATATAATCGAAAGTATGGAAAACCGCCGTATCAAAAAAATCTTTGCCGAAGAGGGTGAAGAATATTTTCGTACATTGGAGCGTAAAGTGGCTCAGTGGCTCCAAAAAGAGGTCAAAGGGACGTTAATTTCTACCGGAGGCGGATTTTTCAAAGTACCGAATTTGAAAAAAATCGGGACAGTCGTCTATTTGTCCGCACCGTTTGAGACGATACACAATCGCATTCTCGAACATCCTGATGCCCAAAAGAAATTACGCAAACGCCCTTTATTTCAAGATATCGATAAAGCAATAAAGCTTTATGATGAACGCTCCGCTCTTTATAAGAAAGTAGCCGATATTGTGATCGATGTGAGTAATAAAGATATACCGGACATCGCAAAAGAGATTCTTAAAAAGGTTAAATGA
- a CDS encoding thioredoxin family protein — MKKIFLMLLMCVTVIFAVEIKWEKEYSAAIAKSKAAQKPLMFIVSNHHCRFCVQFETTTLKNPKVVQKLNADFISAIVYIDENPLFPRQLNVPGTPGTWFLKSDGEPMYQPVMGAVESEQFLNALDMVKQEYKKSAASK; from the coding sequence ATGAAAAAAATATTTTTAATGCTATTGATGTGCGTCACAGTAATCTTCGCTGTTGAGATCAAGTGGGAAAAAGAATACTCAGCGGCGATCGCTAAATCAAAAGCGGCCCAAAAGCCGTTGATGTTTATTGTTTCAAATCATCATTGCCGTTTTTGTGTTCAGTTTGAAACTACAACGCTGAAAAATCCAAAAGTAGTGCAAAAACTCAATGCGGATTTTATCAGTGCGATCGTATATATAGATGAGAATCCACTTTTTCCACGTCAGTTAAATGTTCCGGGAACACCGGGGACATGGTTTTTGAAATCGGATGGCGAACCGATGTATCAACCTGTGATGGGGGCTGTTGAGAGTGAGCAGTTTCTCAATGCACTGGATATGGTCAAACAAGAATACAAAAAAAGTGCGGCGAGCAAGTAA